Proteins encoded by one window of Serratia nevei:
- the yajD gene encoding HNH nuclease YajD, with amino-acid sequence MAYIPKNYAKLETGYREKALKLFPWVCGRCSREFVYSNLRELTVHHIDHDHSNNPEDGSNWEMLCLYCHDHEHSKYTEADQYGSTVVAGEDAQKDVGVATHNPFANLKAMMKK; translated from the coding sequence ATGGCCTATATCCCCAAAAACTATGCGAAGCTGGAAACCGGCTACCGCGAAAAAGCGCTGAAACTGTTCCCCTGGGTATGCGGGCGCTGCTCGCGCGAGTTCGTTTATTCCAACCTGCGCGAACTGACGGTGCACCACATCGATCACGATCACAGCAACAACCCCGAAGACGGCAGCAACTGGGAAATGCTGTGCCTGTATTGCCACGACCACGAGCACTCGAAATACACCGAAGCCGATCAATACGGTTCGACGGTGGTGGCCGGTGAAGACGCGCAGAAAGATGTCGGCGTCGCCACCCACAACCCGTTCGCCAACCTGAAGGCGATGATGAAGAAATAA
- a CDS encoding substrate-binding domain-containing protein produces MSDILLFAAGSLRLAFAPLLSAFQRHAGQKVTAEFGPAGLLRQRIENGERPQLFASANLAHPQRLADLGIAGAVQIFARNRLCVTVRNVPALTERPLPEVLFDPHWRLATSTPGADPSGDYAQRLFERCEQYWPGQGEALRRRALPLVGGMDSAPVPAGRLAAEYLIGGGQADIFLGYASYAPALAAYPTLAVRPLASPLDIEADYGLCLLDDGAQRLAAFILSEQGQEILSRHGFMQRAE; encoded by the coding sequence ATGAGTGATATCCTGCTGTTTGCCGCCGGCAGCCTGCGGCTGGCGTTTGCGCCGCTGCTGTCGGCATTTCAGCGGCACGCCGGGCAAAAAGTCACGGCGGAATTCGGCCCGGCGGGGTTGTTGCGCCAACGGATAGAGAATGGTGAGCGGCCACAGCTGTTCGCTTCGGCCAACCTGGCGCACCCGCAAAGGCTGGCGGATCTCGGTATTGCGGGGGCGGTGCAGATTTTTGCGCGCAATCGGCTCTGCGTGACGGTTCGCAACGTGCCGGCATTAACCGAACGTCCGCTGCCGGAGGTGCTGTTCGACCCGCACTGGCGCCTTGCCACCTCGACACCGGGGGCAGATCCTTCCGGCGATTATGCGCAGCGGCTTTTCGAACGCTGTGAGCAATACTGGCCGGGGCAAGGGGAAGCGTTGCGCCGCCGGGCGCTGCCGTTGGTTGGCGGTATGGATTCCGCCCCGGTGCCGGCGGGCCGGCTGGCGGCGGAATATCTGATAGGCGGCGGGCAGGCGGATATTTTTCTCGGCTACGCCAGCTATGCTCCGGCTTTAGCCGCCTACCCGACGTTGGCGGTGCGGCCGTTGGCGTCGCCGCTGGACATTGAGGCGGATTACGGTTTATGCCTGTTGGATGACGGCGCACAGCGGTTGGCCGCATTTATCTTGAGCGAACAGGGGCAGGAAATCCTGAGCCGACACGGGTTTATGCAGCGCGCGGAATGA
- a CDS encoding ABC transporter ATP-binding protein, which produces MTDTLLAASGVSFAWPGGAPLFQHLDIQLRRGEVLAVLGPNGRGKSTLLQLLLGSLTPQSGEIERHGEMGFVPQHFAPPFAYRVLDIVLMGRARHVGLFRSPSAEDHRLAREALQSLDLQHLAEREFGSLSGGQRQLVMIARALAMRCEVLILDEPTSALDLHYQDRVLSLMARLAREQRLAVVFSTHQPNQAHAVADRALLLDKEGRSRLGACREVLTAQSLSPLFELAIERVPLTVAGRRYATLVPLYRSQLERHDE; this is translated from the coding sequence ATGACTGACACCTTATTGGCCGCCAGCGGCGTGAGTTTCGCCTGGCCGGGCGGGGCACCGCTGTTCCAGCATCTGGACATTCAGCTGCGGCGCGGCGAAGTGCTGGCGGTATTGGGCCCGAATGGGCGTGGCAAGAGCACGCTGCTGCAGCTGTTGTTAGGCAGCCTGACGCCGCAATCCGGCGAGATTGAGCGCCACGGTGAGATGGGCTTTGTCCCGCAGCACTTTGCGCCGCCGTTCGCCTATCGGGTGCTGGATATCGTATTGATGGGGCGGGCGCGCCATGTCGGCCTGTTCCGTTCACCGTCAGCCGAGGACCATCGGCTGGCGAGAGAAGCGTTGCAGTCGTTGGATTTGCAGCACCTGGCAGAGCGTGAGTTTGGCAGCCTATCCGGCGGCCAACGTCAATTAGTGATGATCGCTCGCGCGTTGGCGATGCGCTGCGAGGTGTTGATTCTGGATGAACCGACTTCGGCGCTGGATCTGCATTACCAGGATCGGGTATTGAGCCTGATGGCCCGCCTGGCGCGGGAGCAGCGGTTGGCGGTGGTGTTCTCCACGCATCAGCCCAACCAGGCTCACGCGGTGGCCGATCGGGCTTTGCTGCTGGACAAGGAAGGGCGCAGCCGGCTCGGGGCCTGCCGCGAGGTGTTAACGGCGCAATCCTTGTCACCCCTGTTCGAGCTGGCGATCGAACGGGTGCCGCTGACGGTGGCGGGCCGCCGTTACGCGACGCTGGTGCCGCTGTATCGCAGCCAACTGGAGCGACATGATGAGTGA
- a CDS encoding alpha/beta fold hydrolase, translated as MGKSLHYLDVGSGFPLLLGHSYLFDLNMWAPQFEALAKRYRLIVPDLWGHGDSPALPAGRNSLSDIAADHLALMDHLDIEEFGIVGLSVGGMWGAELAALAPERVKVLALMDSYLGDETPEARQRYMGMLAAVEQAGAITSPLLEYIAAQFYSDEVPDALSQPLLAHLQSLPADRLRESIVPLGRMIFGRPDKLPLLKNITAASIVITGAQDKPRPPAEGQRMADLLGCRHVLIPNAGHISNKENPAAVNETLLAFLAENTTPLFW; from the coding sequence ATGGGCAAATCCCTGCATTATCTCGACGTGGGCTCAGGCTTTCCGCTGCTGCTGGGCCACAGCTATCTGTTCGATCTGAACATGTGGGCACCGCAGTTCGAAGCGCTGGCGAAACGCTACCGCCTGATCGTGCCGGATCTCTGGGGCCACGGCGACTCACCGGCGCTGCCGGCCGGGCGAAACAGCCTGTCGGATATCGCCGCCGATCATTTGGCGCTGATGGATCATTTGGATATTGAAGAGTTCGGCATCGTCGGCCTGTCCGTCGGCGGCATGTGGGGCGCCGAACTGGCGGCGCTGGCGCCGGAGCGGGTCAAGGTGCTGGCGCTGATGGACAGCTATCTGGGCGACGAAACGCCGGAGGCGCGGCAGCGCTATATGGGCATGCTGGCAGCCGTTGAACAGGCCGGCGCCATCACTTCACCGCTGCTGGAATACATCGCCGCGCAGTTTTATTCCGACGAAGTACCCGATGCGTTGTCGCAGCCATTGCTGGCCCATCTGCAGAGCCTGCCCGCCGATCGCCTGCGCGAGAGCATCGTCCCGCTGGGCCGGATGATCTTCGGTCGCCCCGACAAGCTGCCGCTGCTGAAAAACATCACCGCCGCCAGCATCGTCATCACCGGCGCGCAGGATAAACCGCGCCCCCCGGCGGAAGGCCAGCGCATGGCCGATCTTCTCGGCTGTCGGCACGTGCTGATCCCCAACGCCGGGCATATCAGCAACAAGGAAAACCCGGCGGCGGTCAACGAAACCCTGCTGGCGTTTCTGGCTGAAAACACCACCCCGCTGTTCTGGTAA
- a CDS encoding methyltransferase → MNYSVRPPQCDDKTILDITMNLYLYPAVLIAHRLGIFEFIALHPRNLTDICAQANVERRPAETLVMALLALKLIDRDGETFSLTPEAETFLLKNNPHYFGYFWDLMVENSEIFSLKNLESAIRKNTSQVYGEQELFETHTLDADRMRRFTHAMHSLSMGSASVWPALLPLGACRAALDIGGASGAHAISLAAHWPTLTCTVFDLPEVCPLATDYARHYGLSQRIGTHSGDMWRDPYPAADLHLYSNIFHDWPMDKNRFLAQKSYAALPPGGRIVIHEVLYNDDGDGPPAAAGYSLMMMGWTQGRQYSGREIGDLLHDVGFGPAQVLPSLGYFSIVTAQKPQA, encoded by the coding sequence ATGAACTATTCCGTCCGGCCGCCGCAATGCGACGACAAAACCATTCTCGATATCACGATGAATTTATATCTCTATCCGGCGGTGCTTATCGCGCATCGCCTGGGCATCTTTGAATTTATTGCTTTGCACCCCCGCAACCTGACCGATATATGCGCTCAGGCCAATGTGGAAAGACGCCCGGCGGAAACGTTGGTCATGGCGTTATTGGCATTGAAATTGATAGACAGAGACGGTGAAACATTCTCTCTCACGCCGGAAGCGGAAACCTTTTTGTTAAAAAACAACCCGCATTATTTCGGCTACTTCTGGGATTTGATGGTTGAAAATAGCGAAATTTTCTCGCTGAAAAACCTGGAAAGCGCCATCAGAAAAAATACCTCGCAGGTGTACGGCGAGCAGGAGCTGTTTGAAACCCATACGCTCGACGCCGACAGAATGCGGCGGTTTACCCACGCCATGCACAGCCTGAGCATGGGCTCGGCCAGCGTTTGGCCGGCGCTGTTGCCCCTCGGTGCCTGCCGCGCGGCGCTGGATATCGGCGGCGCCTCCGGCGCCCATGCCATCAGCCTGGCGGCCCACTGGCCGACGTTGACCTGCACCGTGTTCGATCTGCCGGAGGTGTGCCCGCTCGCCACCGACTACGCGCGCCATTACGGTCTCAGCCAGCGCATCGGCACCCACAGCGGCGATATGTGGCGCGATCCCTACCCGGCGGCGGATCTGCACCTGTACTCCAATATTTTCCACGACTGGCCGATGGACAAGAACCGCTTCCTGGCGCAAAAGAGCTATGCGGCCCTCCCGCCCGGGGGGAGGATCGTGATCCACGAAGTGCTGTACAACGATGACGGCGACGGGCCGCCTGCCGCCGCGGGGTACAGCCTGATGATGATGGGATGGACGCAGGGCCGCCAATACTCCGGCAGGGAAATCGGCGACCTGCTGCACGACGTCGGCTTCGGGCCTGCTCAGGTGCTGCCGTCGCTCGGCTATTTCAGCATCGTGACGGCGCAAAAGCCCCAGGCTTAG
- a CDS encoding AAA family ATPase, with amino-acid sequence MIVLIGSQKGGVGKSTKAVNIAGYLILKQGKTAIIVDADDQKSIMTWYNDRQNVEGLPHIPVVAASGKIKETLLELDRHYDYVIVDTAGRDSAELRSGLLAADLFLSPLRPSQMDLDTVGYLSEMFSTAQEYNEKVKGYIVLNMCPTNIFINEANEAAQVLSEYPEFTLVSHRLCDRKIYRDAWGEAITVHEANNEKAQSEIECLVKEVIL; translated from the coding sequence ATGATTGTCCTGATTGGCTCGCAAAAAGGCGGCGTCGGCAAGTCGACGAAAGCGGTGAATATCGCCGGGTATCTGATTCTTAAGCAAGGCAAGACGGCGATCATCGTCGATGCCGACGACCAGAAATCGATCATGACCTGGTACAACGACCGTCAGAACGTTGAGGGATTGCCGCACATTCCGGTGGTGGCCGCGTCGGGCAAAATCAAGGAAACGCTGCTGGAGCTGGATCGCCATTACGACTACGTGATCGTCGACACCGCCGGCCGCGACAGCGCCGAGCTGCGTTCCGGGCTGCTGGCCGCCGATCTGTTCCTCTCGCCGCTGCGCCCTTCGCAGATGGATCTCGACACCGTCGGCTATCTGTCGGAGATGTTCTCCACCGCGCAGGAATACAACGAGAAGGTCAAAGGCTACATCGTGCTGAACATGTGCCCGACCAACATCTTCATCAATGAAGCCAACGAAGCGGCGCAGGTGCTGAGCGAATACCCGGAGTTCACGCTGGTGAGCCACCGCCTGTGCGACCGCAAGATTTACCGCGACGCCTGGGGCGAAGCCATCACCGTGCATGAGGCGAACAACGAAAAGGCGCAGAGCGAAATTGAATGCCTGGTGAAAGAGGTGATCCTGTGA
- a CDS encoding ABC transporter substrate-binding protein — protein MFNFLPRLLLALVLFSTAAQADRQVTDQLNRQVTLPDRITRAVVLQHQTLNLLVQLDAMPQVVGVLSSWKKQLGPNYLRLAPTLATLPMPGDLTSVNIESLLGLHPQVVFVANYAPPEMIAQIERAGIPVVAVSLRREAADQAGKMNPQLSDEDRAYTLGLQDGIRLIGEVMSRQPQAEALIKDVIQQRTLVAERLRDLPEDRRVRVYMANPDLTTYGAGKYTGLMMRHAGALNVAAKDIQGFKQVSIEDVLKWDPAVIFVQERYPDVVKQILTSPQWQPIDAVKNKRVYLMPEYAKAWGYPMPEAMALGELWMAKKLYPQRFADINLQQRVDAYYQRYYRATCCQSGQ, from the coding sequence ATGTTTAACTTTCTCCCGCGCCTGCTGTTGGCGCTTGTTTTGTTTTCCACCGCCGCCCAGGCGGATCGCCAGGTCACCGATCAACTCAACCGCCAGGTGACGTTGCCCGATCGCATCACCCGCGCGGTGGTGCTGCAACACCAGACGCTGAACCTGTTGGTGCAGCTTGATGCGATGCCGCAGGTGGTCGGCGTGCTCAGCAGTTGGAAAAAGCAGCTGGGGCCAAACTACCTGCGGCTGGCGCCGACGTTGGCAACCCTGCCGATGCCGGGCGATCTGACTTCGGTGAACATCGAGAGCCTGCTCGGCCTGCATCCGCAGGTGGTGTTCGTGGCCAATTACGCGCCGCCGGAGATGATTGCGCAGATCGAACGGGCGGGCATTCCGGTGGTGGCGGTCTCGCTGCGCCGCGAGGCAGCCGATCAGGCGGGCAAAATGAACCCCCAGCTGAGCGATGAAGATCGGGCCTATACGCTGGGGCTGCAGGACGGCATTCGCCTGATCGGCGAAGTGATGTCGCGTCAGCCTCAGGCCGAAGCCCTGATTAAGGACGTCATTCAGCAGCGCACGCTGGTCGCCGAACGGCTGCGCGATCTGCCGGAAGATCGGCGGGTGCGGGTGTATATGGCCAACCCCGATCTCACCACCTACGGCGCCGGCAAGTATACCGGGTTGATGATGCGGCACGCCGGGGCGCTCAACGTGGCGGCGAAGGACATTCAGGGGTTTAAACAGGTTTCTATCGAGGATGTCCTGAAGTGGGATCCGGCGGTGATTTTCGTGCAGGAGCGCTACCCGGACGTGGTGAAACAGATCCTGACGTCACCGCAGTGGCAGCCGATCGACGCGGTGAAGAATAAGCGGGTCTACCTGATGCCGGAGTACGCCAAGGCCTGGGGATATCCGATGCCGGAGGCGATGGCGCTGGGTGAGTTGTGGATGGCGAAAAAACTTTACCCGCAGCGCTTTGCCGATATCAATCTGCAGCAGCGGGTCGACGCTTACTATCAACGTTATTACCGCGCCACCTGCTGCCAGAGCGGGCAATGA
- a CDS encoding FecCD family ABC transporter permease, with amino-acid sequence MRLGWLALLTLCCALFSLGVGRFQVPMTHSLMILLEPFTGQHYAGIDAIQRQVILGVRVPRVLLAMGAGAALALCGAALQGVFRNPLVDPHIIGVSSGAAFGGTLAILLSLPLAALLLSAFVFGMAALLLIFTLTSAIARRNILSLVLAGVILSGFFSACVSLMQYLADTEEKLPSIVFWLLGSFATADRQKLLMLFVPLLLAGGLLLALRWRINLLSLGDEDAGALGINVERTRWLILTLCAAIVAAQVAVSGSIGWVGLVIPHVARRLVGPDHRRLLPASLCLGALYMLLIDDLARTLSSSEIPLGILTALIGAPLFALLLRRAQVRGWHD; translated from the coding sequence ATGAGGCTGGGCTGGCTGGCGTTGTTGACGCTGTGCTGCGCGCTGTTTTCGCTCGGCGTTGGCCGCTTTCAGGTGCCGATGACGCACAGCCTGATGATTTTGCTGGAGCCGTTCACCGGGCAACATTATGCCGGCATCGATGCTATCCAACGCCAGGTGATCCTGGGTGTGCGCGTGCCGCGAGTGCTGTTGGCGATGGGCGCCGGCGCGGCGCTGGCCCTGTGTGGCGCGGCTTTGCAAGGCGTCTTTCGCAACCCGCTGGTCGATCCGCATATTATCGGCGTGTCTTCCGGCGCGGCGTTTGGCGGCACGCTGGCTATCCTGCTCAGCCTGCCGTTGGCGGCGCTGCTGCTGTCGGCTTTTGTTTTCGGCATGGCGGCGCTGCTGCTGATTTTCACTCTCACCAGCGCCATTGCACGGCGCAATATTCTCTCTTTGGTACTGGCGGGGGTGATCCTCAGCGGCTTTTTCTCCGCCTGCGTCAGCCTGATGCAATATCTGGCGGATACCGAAGAGAAACTGCCGAGCATCGTGTTTTGGCTGCTCGGCAGCTTTGCCACCGCCGATCGGCAAAAGCTGCTGATGCTGTTTGTGCCTTTGCTGTTGGCCGGCGGCTTGCTGTTGGCGCTGCGCTGGCGCATCAATCTGCTGTCGTTGGGCGATGAGGATGCCGGTGCATTAGGCATCAACGTTGAGCGTACCCGCTGGCTGATTTTGACGCTGTGCGCCGCCATCGTGGCCGCCCAGGTGGCGGTCAGCGGCAGCATCGGCTGGGTCGGCTTGGTGATCCCGCACGTGGCGAGGCGGCTGGTGGGGCCGGATCACCGGCGCCTGCTGCCGGCTTCGCTTTGCCTGGGGGCTCTGTACATGCTGTTGATTGACGATTTGGCGCGCACGCTGAGCAGCAGCGAAATCCCGCTGGGCATTCTGACCGCGCTGATTGGCGCGCCGCTGTTCGCGCTGCTGCTGCGCCGCGCGCAAGTGAGAGGCTGGCATGACTGA
- a CDS encoding CDP-diacylglycerol diphosphatase, with protein sequence MKRLFRLLIILLVILLLAAVLWWFFGRGNPNALWQIVSQQCVPNQQQNNDPAPCLKVDLTEGYVLFKDSKGPYHDLVMPTEKVSGIESPALQTEHAPPYFAQAWNNREHISGELGKPLKDAWLSLAVNSKYGRSQNQLHIHVACLRQDVYNALGQQAEQLDQQWRPLAVKLVGHQYLARKLAGTDLTQEDPFRLLQNYVVEQGDSIGNYGLALAVSPQGEMLLLANRLKLTDLNLGSAGEIQDYQCAVAGN encoded by the coding sequence ATGAAAAGACTTTTCAGACTATTAATTATTTTGCTTGTCATTTTGCTGCTGGCGGCGGTGCTGTGGTGGTTCTTCGGGCGTGGTAATCCGAATGCGCTGTGGCAAATCGTCAGCCAACAGTGCGTGCCTAATCAGCAGCAGAACAACGATCCGGCGCCCTGCTTAAAGGTTGATTTAACCGAGGGTTATGTGCTGTTTAAGGACAGCAAAGGCCCCTATCACGATCTGGTGATGCCAACCGAAAAAGTCAGCGGCATCGAGAGCCCGGCATTGCAGACGGAGCACGCGCCGCCTTATTTCGCCCAGGCCTGGAATAACCGGGAACATATATCCGGCGAGCTGGGTAAACCGTTAAAAGATGCGTGGCTTTCTCTGGCGGTCAATTCGAAATATGGCCGCTCTCAGAATCAGCTGCATATTCACGTTGCCTGCCTGCGTCAGGATGTCTATAACGCGCTGGGGCAGCAGGCGGAACAATTAGATCAACAGTGGCGCCCGCTGGCGGTGAAATTGGTCGGCCACCAATATCTGGCCAGAAAATTGGCGGGCACCGATTTAACCCAGGAAGATCCTTTCCGGTTACTGCAGAACTATGTGGTCGAGCAGGGCGACAGCATCGGCAATTATGGCCTGGCGCTGGCGGTCAGCCCACAGGGCGAGATGCTGCTGTTGGCGAACCGTTTGAAGTTGACCGACCTGAACCTGGGCTCAGCCGGCGAAATTCAGGACTACCAATGCGCGGTGGCGGGGAACTGA
- a CDS encoding GNAT family N-acetyltransferase, translated as MRIEPLPAHRRRIDELAELLHQEWGAFEQWSSRDTISQRLAERCAPGQRGVVLLALSPQQQILGTASLTLYELADKPERQYWLSEVFTHPQHRGQGIARRLIARCVEHGRTQGIDELYLYTPDQQALYQKLGWRSLEQRQIAGEAVTVMSRTL; from the coding sequence ATGCGTATCGAACCTCTGCCGGCACATCGCCGGCGTATTGACGAACTGGCCGAGTTACTGCATCAGGAATGGGGCGCCTTTGAGCAATGGAGCAGCCGTGACACCATCAGCCAGCGTCTGGCCGAACGTTGCGCGCCCGGGCAGCGGGGCGTCGTGCTGTTGGCGCTGTCGCCGCAACAACAGATTCTCGGTACCGCCAGCCTGACGTTGTATGAACTGGCGGATAAACCGGAGCGCCAATACTGGCTGAGCGAAGTCTTCACTCACCCGCAGCACCGCGGCCAAGGCATTGCCCGTCGCCTGATTGCACGCTGCGTCGAACACGGCCGGACCCAGGGCATAGACGAACTCTATTTGTACACGCCCGATCAGCAGGCGCTGTATCAGAAACTCGGCTGGCGCTCGCTGGAGCAACGCCAGATCGCCGGCGAAGCCGTCACGGTGATGAGCCGCACGTTGTAG
- the bglX gene encoding beta-glucosidase BglX, with protein MKWLCVVSMLSGLALSPAFAQETPITQGIHAQQRDAFVSHLMKQMTLEEKIGQLRLISVGPDNPKEAIREGIRKGQIGAIFNTVTRPDIRVMQDQAMQLSRLKIPLFFAYDVVHGQRTVFPISLGLAASFDLEAIALSARVAAQEASDDGLNMTFAPMVDITRDPRWGRVSEGFGEDTWLVSKIAKVMVDGYQNGDPAKPGSVMASVKHFALYGAVEGGRDYNTVDMSPLRMYQDYLPPYKAAVDAGSGGVMVSLNSVNGVPATANPWLLKDLLRDQWGFKGITISDHGAIKELIKHGVAADARDAVRLAITSGVDMSMSDEFYDKYLPGLVKDGLVPESDIDRACRDVLNTKYDMGLFTDPYVHLGPAGSDPQDTNAESRLHRAEARVVARKTMVLLKNNKQTLPLSKQATIALVGPMADSQRDVMGSWSAAGVVKQSVTLREGLEQAVGDKARILYAKGANVTQDKGIIDYLNEYEPAVAFDTRSPQQMIDEAVQAANKADVVVAVVGESQGMAHEASSRADITIPQSQRDLIAALKATGKPLVLVLMNGRPLALSWESEQADAMLETWYSGTEGGNAVADVLFGDYNPSGKLPMTFPRSVGQIPMYYNHLNTGRPFGKENPGKYTSRYFDSPNGPLYPFGYGLSYTTFSLSDLKLSSPTMARNGKLTASVTLKNTGKYDGATVVQLYLQDVTASVSRPVKELRNFKKVTLKAGQSQQVELPISEDDLKFYNASLKWGAEPGKFNVFVGLDSDNVQAQSFTLK; from the coding sequence ATGAAATGGCTTTGTGTGGTGAGTATGTTGTCCGGTCTGGCCCTCAGCCCGGCTTTTGCGCAGGAAACGCCGATAACGCAGGGCATTCACGCCCAGCAGCGCGACGCCTTCGTGTCCCATTTGATGAAGCAGATGACGCTGGAAGAGAAGATCGGCCAGCTGCGGCTGATCAGCGTCGGGCCGGATAACCCGAAAGAAGCGATCCGCGAGGGCATCCGCAAAGGGCAGATCGGCGCCATCTTCAATACCGTCACCCGCCCGGACATTCGGGTGATGCAGGATCAGGCGATGCAGCTCAGTCGCCTCAAAATTCCGTTGTTCTTCGCCTATGACGTGGTGCACGGCCAGCGCACCGTGTTCCCGATCAGCCTGGGGCTGGCGGCCAGCTTCGATCTGGAAGCCATTGCGCTCAGCGCCCGCGTGGCGGCGCAGGAGGCCAGCGATGACGGTCTGAACATGACCTTCGCGCCGATGGTCGATATCACCCGCGATCCGCGCTGGGGCCGGGTCTCCGAAGGCTTCGGCGAAGACACCTGGCTGGTGTCGAAAATCGCCAAAGTGATGGTCGACGGTTATCAAAACGGCGACCCGGCCAAGCCCGGTTCGGTGATGGCCAGCGTTAAGCACTTTGCGTTGTACGGCGCCGTCGAAGGCGGCCGCGATTACAACACCGTCGACATGAGCCCGCTGCGCATGTATCAGGACTATCTGCCGCCTTACAAAGCGGCGGTGGATGCCGGCAGCGGCGGGGTGATGGTGTCGCTTAACTCGGTGAACGGCGTGCCGGCCACCGCCAACCCGTGGCTGCTGAAAGACCTGCTGCGCGACCAGTGGGGCTTTAAAGGCATCACAATCAGCGACCATGGCGCAATTAAAGAGCTGATTAAACACGGCGTGGCCGCCGACGCGCGCGACGCGGTACGCCTGGCAATCACCTCCGGCGTCGACATGAGCATGAGCGACGAGTTTTACGACAAATACCTGCCGGGTCTGGTGAAAGACGGGCTGGTGCCTGAAAGCGATATCGATCGCGCCTGCCGCGACGTGCTGAACACCAAGTACGACATGGGGCTGTTCACCGATCCGTATGTGCATCTGGGCCCGGCGGGTTCCGACCCGCAGGACACCAACGCCGAAAGCCGTCTGCACCGCGCCGAGGCGCGGGTGGTGGCACGCAAAACGATGGTGTTGCTGAAGAACAATAAGCAGACGCTGCCGCTGAGCAAGCAGGCGACCATCGCGCTGGTCGGGCCGATGGCCGACAGCCAGCGCGACGTGATGGGCAGCTGGTCGGCCGCCGGAGTGGTCAAGCAGTCGGTGACCCTGCGTGAAGGGCTGGAGCAGGCGGTGGGCGACAAGGCGCGCATTCTTTACGCCAAGGGCGCCAACGTCACGCAGGATAAGGGCATCATCGACTACCTGAACGAGTATGAGCCGGCGGTGGCGTTCGATACCCGTTCGCCGCAGCAGATGATCGACGAAGCGGTACAGGCGGCGAACAAGGCCGACGTGGTCGTGGCGGTGGTGGGAGAATCGCAGGGCATGGCGCATGAGGCCTCCAGCCGCGCCGATATCACCATCCCGCAGAGCCAGCGCGATCTGATCGCCGCGCTGAAAGCCACCGGCAAGCCGCTGGTGCTGGTGCTGATGAACGGCCGGCCGCTGGCGCTGAGCTGGGAGAGCGAGCAGGCGGACGCGATGCTGGAAACCTGGTACAGCGGCACCGAGGGCGGCAACGCGGTGGCGGACGTGCTGTTCGGCGACTACAACCCGTCGGGCAAGCTGCCGATGACCTTCCCGCGCTCGGTCGGCCAGATCCCGATGTACTACAACCACCTGAACACCGGCCGCCCGTTCGGCAAGGAGAATCCGGGCAAGTACACCTCGCGCTACTTCGATTCGCCGAACGGCCCGCTGTATCCGTTCGGTTACGGCCTGAGCTACACCACCTTCAGCCTGTCGGATCTGAAACTGTCCAGCCCGACGATGGCGCGCAACGGCAAGCTAACCGCCAGCGTCACGCTGAAAAATACCGGCAAGTACGACGGTGCCACGGTGGTGCAGCTGTATCTGCAGGACGTGACCGCCTCGGTCAGCCGGCCGGTAAAAGAGCTGCGCAACTTCAAGAAAGTGACGCTGAAGGCCGGTCAGTCGCAGCAGGTTGAGCTGCCGATTAGCGAAGACGATCTGAAGTTCTACAACGCCAGCCTGAAATGGGGGGCGGAGCCGGGCAAATTCAACGTGTTCGTCGGCCTGGACTCCGACAACGTGCAGGCGCAAAGTTTTACGCTGAAGTAA